From Phycisphaerae bacterium, one genomic window encodes:
- a CDS encoding ShlB/FhaC/HecB family hemolysin secretion/activation protein — MYVLQKPKFLVLTIISLSFFVLVSFAFAGGDPNQSGSRTKTKSAEQNSDVDKEVDAKVRAALDDIKKQLREELRGEITEQLRKELGEQLRTEMRVRLTAELRAQLKREIKEELREEIRGEIIAQLTSAGIETAYIEPKYDAKEEKKLSMRKLPQTEDEYEAALSKVKEKFERAKKAGTMKPVADQKFSISKIQISGNTMIPTSELLANMPVSYKVADQKDGAVTNEEYNLAVVQGVIQRPGSKRTISQKDIQGFTRYILSVYQQKGYAGIYVYVPVKSVDGVGQLTNNVLNIQILEAKVGKVMVNNYDFNNQIRKKGVLKESALISWSPVKEGQVIDKKKLDNFIQLLNLNPDRYVASVISKSEDDPNAINLGYNVYESSPWHWYVQIDNSGNDKRRWTPRFGLVNTNLFGYDDRLNVMYQVRPASAEEMKNNYWLYGSYDFPFLSPRLRLGLFGGYTNFDITPDSKAGITFRGNGSFYGGTLRYTAFQKKDWFFDLLGSLSTQTSSIDQSLGIGSKLEIDMASIGFDIHRSGEMSSTSFGLDFTQNIGGSSGAEFNKARWKSAPNFSIYTVSASHRRFITKSKVHELSGSFKGIIPADRLPPAKMTSFGGMYSVRGYKEDGIVADGGILASVQYRFDWTRWKDPEGSKELDKNRKKMWPPKISLLAFSDYGQSRIKNRVPGEEATETLWSIGTGATVGFGKNTDVGVYFAWPLTNTESTVKGDGKWYLNFIQRW; from the coding sequence AGATCCGAATCAAAGCGGCAGCAGGACGAAAACAAAATCAGCGGAACAGAATTCAGATGTGGATAAAGAAGTGGACGCAAAAGTCCGAGCTGCTCTCGATGACATCAAAAAACAATTGAGAGAGGAACTGAGAGGCGAGATAACAGAGCAGTTAAGAAAAGAGCTGGGAGAACAGTTGAGAACTGAAATGAGGGTGCGCTTGACCGCAGAACTCAGAGCTCAGTTGAAACGGGAAATAAAAGAAGAACTGAGAGAAGAAATAAGAGGCGAAATAATAGCACAGCTCACCAGCGCGGGAATAGAGACTGCATATATAGAACCAAAATATGATGCGAAGGAAGAGAAAAAATTGTCGATGCGAAAGCTGCCTCAAACCGAGGATGAGTATGAAGCGGCATTGAGCAAAGTGAAGGAAAAATTCGAGCGAGCTAAAAAAGCAGGAACTATGAAACCTGTTGCTGACCAGAAATTTTCCATCAGCAAAATTCAGATAAGCGGCAACACCATGATACCGACTTCTGAGTTGCTTGCGAATATGCCGGTTTCCTACAAAGTCGCCGATCAGAAAGACGGCGCAGTTACTAACGAAGAATATAATCTTGCAGTTGTGCAGGGCGTAATACAGAGGCCGGGTTCAAAGCGCACCATTTCTCAGAAAGACATTCAGGGATTCACAAGATATATATTGTCAGTTTACCAGCAGAAAGGTTACGCGGGTATCTATGTATATGTTCCGGTTAAATCGGTTGATGGAGTCGGACAACTAACGAATAATGTTTTGAATATCCAGATTCTTGAAGCCAAGGTTGGAAAGGTTATGGTAAATAATTACGACTTTAACAACCAGATAAGAAAGAAGGGAGTATTAAAGGAGTCTGCACTTATCTCATGGTCGCCGGTTAAAGAGGGCCAAGTCATCGATAAGAAAAAATTGGATAATTTTATTCAGCTTCTTAATCTCAACCCGGATAGATATGTTGCTTCGGTCATCTCCAAGAGTGAGGATGATCCAAACGCGATAAATTTAGGCTACAATGTTTATGAGTCCAGTCCATGGCATTGGTATGTGCAGATTGATAATTCCGGAAATGACAAACGCAGATGGACTCCGCGGTTTGGCCTGGTTAATACCAATCTGTTTGGTTACGATGACAGGCTGAACGTAATGTATCAGGTAAGGCCGGCTTCAGCGGAAGAAATGAAAAACAACTACTGGCTTTATGGAAGTTACGATTTCCCATTCCTGTCGCCTCGTTTACGTCTTGGACTCTTCGGAGGTTATACCAACTTTGACATAACCCCGGATAGTAAGGCAGGGATAACCTTCAGAGGCAATGGTTCGTTTTATGGCGGTACGCTGCGATATACGGCATTCCAGAAAAAAGACTGGTTCTTTGACTTGCTTGGTTCTTTAAGCACTCAAACCAGTTCTATTGACCAGTCGCTGGGGATAGGCTCCAAGCTTGAGATTGACATGGCCAGTATTGGGTTTGATATCCATCGTTCCGGTGAGATGTCAAGCACGTCTTTCGGATTGGACTTTACTCAGAATATAGGCGGCTCAAGCGGGGCTGAATTCAACAAGGCTCGATGGAAGAGTGCTCCTAATTTCTCAATCTATACGGTATCTGCTTCACACAGGCGTTTTATTACCAAATCAAAGGTGCATGAGTTGAGCGGTTCTTTCAAAGGCATTATACCGGCCGACAGGCTCCCTCCGGCGAAAATGACCAGTTTCGGCGGCATGTATTCGGTTAGGGGATATAAAGAAGATGGTATTGTTGCCGATGGCGGCATACTTGCTTCCGTTCAGTACCGGTTTGACTGGACAAGATGGAAAGACCCTGAAGGCAGTAAAGAGCTGGATAAGAATAGGAAGAAAATGTGGCCTCCGAAAATATCCCTCTTGGCCTTTAGCGATTACGGACAGTCAAGGATTAAAAACAGGGTGCCCGGCGAAGAAGCTACCGAAACTTTGTGGAGTATTGGTACTGGAGCCACAGTTGGCTTTGGCAAAAATACTGATGTTGGTGTCTATTTCGCCTGGCCTTTGACGAACACGGAGTCGACGGTTAAAGGCGACGGCAAGTGGTATCTTAACTTTATCCAGAGGTGGTAA